From a region of the Georgenia yuyongxinii genome:
- a CDS encoding carbohydrate ABC transporter permease — MLVDLFENRIALGLIVVLGVPAVLVGYVMLVEAVIGRLPRRVSSGVRPWLWLAPALIFLGVFLVYPTIATIWRSFFNRRGDAFAGLENYEWFFTRNDTLTALRNNVLWAILLPLLVVGLGLLIAVLVDRVKYEVIVKSVVFLPMAISFVAAGVIWRLMYDLNPETGTLNALLATVGGPQVGWLSTSPWNNVMLIIVGVWMFTGLAMVILSAGLKGISPELLEAARIDGANEREVFRHIILPLLSPTIAVVATTVIIFALKTFDIVYVMTNGNFDTDVIANTMYKELFANGQQGRAATVAVVLLLATVPVMVVNVKRFKQQEEVR; from the coding sequence GTGCTCGTCGACCTGTTCGAGAACCGGATCGCCCTGGGGCTGATCGTCGTCCTGGGGGTGCCCGCGGTGCTCGTGGGCTACGTGATGCTCGTGGAGGCGGTCATCGGGCGGCTGCCCCGCCGGGTCTCCAGCGGCGTCCGCCCCTGGCTGTGGCTGGCCCCGGCGCTGATCTTCCTCGGCGTCTTCCTCGTCTACCCGACGATCGCGACGATCTGGCGCAGCTTCTTCAACCGCCGCGGGGACGCCTTCGCCGGGCTGGAGAACTACGAGTGGTTCTTCACCCGCAACGACACGCTCACGGCGCTGCGTAACAACGTGCTCTGGGCGATCCTGCTGCCGTTGCTGGTGGTGGGCCTCGGCCTGCTCATCGCGGTGCTCGTGGACCGCGTGAAGTACGAGGTCATCGTGAAGTCGGTGGTGTTCCTGCCCATGGCGATCAGCTTCGTCGCCGCCGGGGTCATCTGGCGGCTGATGTACGACCTCAACCCCGAGACCGGCACGCTGAACGCGCTGCTGGCGACGGTGGGCGGCCCACAGGTCGGCTGGCTGAGCACCTCGCCGTGGAACAACGTCATGCTCATCATCGTCGGCGTCTGGATGTTCACGGGCCTGGCGATGGTCATCCTCTCAGCCGGACTGAAGGGCATCAGCCCCGAGCTGCTCGAGGCGGCCCGCATCGACGGCGCAAACGAGCGGGAGGTCTTCCGGCACATCATCCTGCCGCTGCTGTCCCCGACGATCGCCGTGGTCGCCACGACCGTCATCATCTTCGCGCTCAAGACGTTCGACATCGTCTACGTGATGACGAACGGCAACTTCGACACCGACGTCATCGCCAACACGATGTACAAGGAGCTCTTCGCCAACGGCCAGCAGGGCCGGGCGGCGACCGTCGCCGTCGTGCTCCTGCTCGCGACCGTGCCCGTGATGGTGGTCAACGTCAAACGGTTCAAGCAGCAGGAGGAGGTGCGATGA
- a CDS encoding ABC transporter substrate-binding protein has product MRAGTRSKVTGGTAVVTALLLLAACGGGGDEGGDGGTATTGGGSEDISGESVSFIGSWSGDEQDSFQAMVEPWQEETGATVEYTGTRDLSQQITTGIASGNLPDIAGLPGPGPMKDWYDQGALQPLDFVDFDTYSGATPEGFADLGKAADDTLVGVFTKAAVKGLIYYNTAVWTGDEPTSWDQMISTADGLGGPDTATWCIGLESGATSGWPGTDWIEDIVLRQAGPDAYDSWVNGEMKWTSDEIKSAFETFGDALASSYGGSDYIVNTAFGRAANPMFEDPPGCVLHHQASFITDFFANEAGATPDQFDFFPFPDIDPQFAGGVVGGGDLIGMFNDTPAARSLVEYLLTPEAQQIWVERGGFISANSGVPLDVYPDEASRRSAEILQNAETFRFDGSDNMPAAMTDAFNRAMVAFAQNPDQLDSILSELDTVQADSYNQ; this is encoded by the coding sequence ATGCGTGCAGGAACCAGATCGAAGGTCACCGGAGGCACCGCCGTGGTCACGGCCCTGCTGCTGCTCGCCGCCTGCGGTGGTGGGGGCGACGAGGGCGGCGACGGCGGGACCGCCACCACCGGCGGCGGCTCGGAGGACATCAGCGGCGAGAGCGTCAGCTTCATCGGCTCCTGGTCCGGCGACGAGCAGGACTCCTTCCAGGCGATGGTGGAGCCCTGGCAGGAAGAGACCGGGGCGACGGTGGAGTACACCGGCACCCGTGACCTCAGCCAGCAGATCACCACCGGCATCGCGTCGGGCAACTTGCCGGACATCGCGGGCCTGCCCGGCCCGGGACCGATGAAGGACTGGTACGACCAGGGGGCGCTGCAGCCGCTCGACTTCGTCGACTTCGACACATACTCCGGCGCCACGCCCGAGGGGTTCGCCGACCTCGGCAAGGCCGCGGACGACACGCTCGTCGGCGTCTTCACCAAGGCCGCCGTTAAGGGCCTGATCTACTACAACACCGCCGTCTGGACCGGGGACGAACCCACGTCGTGGGACCAGATGATCTCCACCGCCGACGGACTTGGCGGGCCGGACACCGCGACCTGGTGCATCGGCCTGGAGTCCGGTGCCACCTCCGGATGGCCGGGCACGGACTGGATCGAGGACATCGTCCTGCGCCAGGCCGGGCCTGACGCGTACGACTCCTGGGTGAACGGCGAGATGAAGTGGACCTCGGACGAGATCAAGAGCGCGTTCGAGACCTTCGGTGACGCGCTCGCGAGCTCTTACGGCGGCTCCGACTACATCGTCAACACCGCCTTCGGCCGCGCCGCCAACCCGATGTTCGAAGACCCGCCCGGCTGCGTGCTGCACCACCAGGCCTCCTTCATCACCGACTTCTTCGCCAACGAGGCCGGCGCCACCCCGGATCAGTTCGACTTCTTCCCGTTCCCGGACATCGACCCGCAGTTCGCCGGCGGCGTGGTGGGCGGCGGTGACCTCATCGGCATGTTCAACGACACGCCCGCCGCCCGCTCGCTCGTCGAGTACCTGCTCACCCCGGAGGCACAGCAGATCTGGGTGGAGCGCGGCGGGTTCATCTCCGCGAACTCCGGCGTGCCGCTCGACGTCTACCCCGACGAGGCCTCCCGCCGGTCCGCCGAGATCCTCCAGAACGCCGAGACGTTCCGCTTCGACGGCTCGGACAACATGCCCGCGGCGATGACCGACGCCTTCAACCGCGCCATGGTCGCCTTCGCGCAGAACCCGGACCAGCTCGACTCGATCCTCAGCGAGCTCGACACCGTGCAGGCCGACTCCTACAACCAGTGA